The following nucleotide sequence is from Chromobacterium rhizoryzae.
GGGCAGCAGAGCCCGTCCGCCGCCTCCAACGGCGCCAATCCGGCGGTGGCGCCGGCCGCCGGACAAAACCCGGGCATGGACGATATGTTCATGAAGCTGCTGCTGGCTCAGATCCAGAACCAGAACCCGCTGGACCCCACCGACGCCTCGCAGTTCGTTAGCCAGCTGGCGCAGATGAGCCAGATGAAGAGCTCCGCCGACATGCTCAAGCAGTTGCAGGGCAACGCTTTGATGCTGCGCGAGCTGCAGGGCGTGTCGCTGGGTTCGCAAGTGGGACGCCAAGTGCTGGTGCAGGCCGACCAGGCGCATCTGAGCGGCAAGGACCCCTTGTCCGGCCGCGTGACCCTGTCCGGCGAAGAGCAGCAGGTGTCCCTGGTGCTGACCGACTCCGGCGGCCAGCAAACCGT
It contains:
- a CDS encoding flagellar hook capping FlgD N-terminal domain-containing protein: MSVNAAQNGQQSPSAASNGANPAVAPAAGQNPGMDDMFMKLLLAQIQNQNPLDPTDASQFVSQLAQMSQMKSSADMLKQLQGNALMLRELQGVSLGSQVGRQVLVQADQAHLSGKDPLSGRVTLSGEEQQVSLVLTDSGGQQTVIDLGKRPAGEFDFNVDPSKHGLVEGDYKLEVRTASKSKAGLEMQATVSGVRLPINGGEPTLTLAGLGEFPASAITRLLGKTQA